From the Thermococcus sp. M36 genome, the window TGTAAGAGTTTGTTTAAAAAGTTTTTGGAAAGATGAAAAACCAACAAAAATTTGTCAAAAGCCTGGGCTCACCATCCCTGCACCTTCGCCAAGACGTTGTCTGGCACCTTTCCCTCCTCGACGTCAGATATTGCGCGCTCAAGCCTGTCGAGGCCCTCGTCCAAGAGCTCCTTCTCAATCGTGAGCGGCGGCTGAATCCTAAGCACGTTGCCCTGGAGGAACGCGAGTACGAGACCGAGCTCATATGCCCTCCAGACGACCTTTCTGGCCTCCTCGTAGGCCCTTTCCTTCGTCTCCCTGTCCTTCACAAGGTCAACGCCGAGCATCAGGCCGAGGCCGCGAACGTCACCGATGAGTTCGTGCTCCTCCTTCATCCTTTCAAGCCTCTTCCTGGTGTATTCTCCGAGCTTCTTGGCCCTCCTCAGGAGGTTTTTCTCCTCAATCTCCTCTATCACAGCCAGCGCCGCTCTGCTCGCCACGGGGTTTCCACTGAGGGTGAAGGTGTGGCCCAGGGACGGGAGGGAGTCCATTATCTCCTCTCTCCCTATTATTGCGCTTATCGGCAGTCCTCCTCCGAGGGGCTTCGCGAGGGTTATTATATCCGGTTCAACCCCGAAGTGCTCTATCGCAAACCACTTTCCGGTTCTTCCCATCCCGCTCTGAACCTCATCGACAACCAGCAGGATGCCGTGCTCGTCCAGAATCTTCTTGACCTTCTTGAAATAGCCCTCCGGCGGAACCACCATGCCTGCGTCACCCTGTATGGGCTCGGCAAATAGTGCCGCAACGCCGTCAGCGTACACCTCACCCTCGAACTTCTCCTTTATGTAACCCACGCACTCCATCTTACAGCTCTTCGGCTCCTTTCCAAAGGGGCAACGGTAGCAGTTGGGATACGGGATGTAGTGGACGTCGCTCAGCTCGCCCACCTTCGAGCGGACCTCGAACTCAAGCCCCGTTATGCTCATCGCCCCGTAGGTGGCACCGTAGTAGCTCCTCAGGTAGCTCAGGATTGTCCGCCTACCCGTGTAGGCTCTCGCGAACTTTATGGCACCGTCGTTAGCGTCGCTTCCGCTCATGCCGAAAGAGACCTTTACATCTTTCATAGGAGCTATCTCGGCCAGCTTCTCGGCCAAGAGGAGAGGCTCAACCGGAAAGCCGTAGATGAAAGTGAAGTGAATCAGCCTGTCTGCCTGTTCCTTTATCGCCTGAACAACACGGGGGTTGTTGTGGCCGACGTTCTGAACTGCCGCATCGCTCAAAAAATCGATATATTCCCTTCCCTCGATGTCCCAGACGCGAGCGTTTTCGGCCCTGACGCCCACGATGGGAGCATAGGTGACCCGTGCAGACCTGGGAAAAATCCGGGAGTAACGCTCCACAACCTCCTCTTTGCTCTTTGGAAGCCTCATGCTCTCACCTCTTTGCTGTATGCGTTTGAAACTAATAGGAATTTCGGTCAAATTTTGCGAATTTCGTGAAAATATTTAAAAAGAATTAGCCAACACAACAAAAATTGAGGTGATATAATGCGTAATAATGAGCAGCTTGACAGCCTCGACAGGATGATACTCCACATCCTGCAGGAGGATGGAAGGGCGAGCTATTCCGAGATAGCAAGGAGGCTGAAGGTGCCGGAATCGACGGCTAGACTCAGGGTGAAGAAGCTGGTTGAAAGGGGGATCATAAGGAAGTTCGCGGCGCTGATAAATCCCTTCAAGGCTGGCTACTCGATAGTCGCATTCATAGCCGTGGACGTCGAACCAAGCAGGGTGAAGAAGGCCGCCGAGGAGCTGAGTAAGCTACCGGAGGTGGACGTCCTCGGTATTGCAACGGGTGCCCACGACATCCTGATGCAGGTTACCGTCAAAGACCTCCAGGAGCTTGAGAGCTTCCTCATCGAGAAGCTCGGAAGAGTGGAGGGGATAAGGAGCACGGAGACGTCTATCCTAACGAGCGTACGCAAATGGGGTTACGCGAGGGTCTTTTAGGTGACCCTCTCCAGTCCGTTCTTCTTCACTATGTAGGTGTCCTCGTGCTTTATCGCGCCCTCCGGGATCATCAGTGGCGGGTGAATTATGCTGAGTACCATGTTTTCCTGAACCCTGGTGGCCCTCTGGGGGACGACTATGGTTGTTATCGGGGGTTCCTCGATTAGCAGGCCGACGCCGTGGGTGTAGCCGGCTAGATAAGCGTCGCCGAAACCTTTCTCCTTGAAGAAGTTCGCCAGCTTCTTCTCAACACTGGCCAGGGAAACTCCAACTCTGGTCTCGTCGAGGGCAATTTTAAGGGCCTCCTCTTTTGCCTCGATGGCCCTTCTAACGCGCTCGCCGGGGTCACCAAGGACGAATGTTCTTGCCATGTTGGCGTAGTAGCTGTTCCAGTCAGCACCGATGACAACGGTAACGACGCCATTCCCCGGGACTTTAAGGTCTCTGAAGGGCTCTGCATGGGCCCTCGGGGTTGTTGAGACGTAGACCTTCGGGTCTTCGCTCCCGTTAAGCATGAGCTCCCTAACTACCTCCGCCGCTATCTCAAGCTCGCTCCTTCCGGGCTTGATAGCTTCCTCAGCGACTTCTATGCCCCTCCGCGCTATCTTTCCAGCTTTCCGGATGTTGTCGAGCTCCCACTCGTCCTTTATCATTCTCAGACCCATGGTCAGGTCAAGTACATCGACTATCTCAACCGTAGGGTTCAGACGCTCGAAGAGTTTGAGGAATATTAGATAAGCATCCCTCTCGATGCCGAACTCCAGACCGACCCTTGTCATGCCGTTCCGGCTCACCCATGTTACCACGCCGGCCATCAAATCCTCGACGCGCTGAAACTCGATGACGTTCTCGATCCAGCTCCTCTCCTTGAAGAGCTCGGCCTCGCCCTTAATGACGTAAACGAGGGGCTCTCCCTCGGCGGGGATAAGAAGACTCGGCCTAAGCCACTTGGTTCCGGTGAAGTAGATGAAGCTTGAGAGCGTCCTTATGACCGCACCGTCAATCTCGTTCTCTCTGAGGAGCTCCTGAAAGCGCTCCACCCTTTTTCTGAATACTTTGGGGTCTCCCCTCATCATTTACACCACCTTGACAACGAGGAGGGCCATGTCCAAGCTCCCCTCATTGAACACCGCGTGGGGAACATCCTTTGGAAGATATACGGCGGTGCCCTTTTTAACCTCGACCCTTTCATCCCCAACTTCCACCGTTCCCCTCCCCTTGATGATGTAGAGGAACGCGTCCACGGGTGTGCTGTGCCTCCTCAGAGCCTCCCCGGGCTTGAGGGTGATGTGAAGTATCTGGGCCTTCTCAGTCGCTACAAGTTTTCTCACGTCTACACCGTGGGGATTTTTAACCCTCTCGGCGCTTTCCAGGCTGGACACGAGCATTCTCAGTCCCTCCAGTCGAGGAGCCTCTTCTCACCTTCAATCTTCTTGTACTCAGCGATGTCCATCGTCATCTCAAGCGTCCCGATGTAGTTCCCGTCTTTGTCAAAGAGCGGCACATACTTGATGTAGACGTACTTCGGCCCGAGCCTGAGCCAGAAGGTCGCCTCCTTTTTCCTGCCCTCCTTGAAGGCCTTGAGTATCTTGTTGACAATGTGGACGCTCTTCGGTGGGTGGCACAGCTGGACCGGCCTTCCGAGAACAGAGAGAGTTCTTGTGAATATCCTTTCGCCCGGCGAGAAGAACCTAACACGGTCGTCCTTGTCAATGAAGGTAACATCTACCGGGAGGGCCTCAAAGATCGCCTTGAGCTCCTCAGCGCTGAGGTAGCCGGTTTCAAGGTCTATGTCACCCTCGCGCTTGAGCTGAGTTCTGTCAAACTCAAGGGGCCTTCCCTTCAATGCCTGCTGAACTTCCTTCGGGAGGTCGAGCAACTGTTCAACGCTCAGCTCGGGCTCTATCTCCCAGGGGTGGAGGGGCTTAACGTCCTCACCCGGATCCCAGGCGGGCGGGTTGACCTTGTAGTAGCCTATCTCGTCTTCCTGGAGTCTTATTGCCTTCCACTCGCCCTCGGTGAGGAGAGCTTTAAGCGTCGGATAGTAGATGTTGTTCTCCCTGAACACCATATCGCTGAGCGCAAAAGCGGCTTCTCCTGCCTTGGCCTTGAAGCGCTCGACGAACTCCTCCCACGGCATTTCATCTCTCCTCATCAAAAGTTCCGCCAGACGCTTTATCATGAACCTTATCTCGTCGTGCTTCGTCCAGAGAACGGTCGCTATGGCAGTTAGACCCCTGCGCTCAATGTAGGGGAAGGTGAGCATCTCCTCCCGGTTGTAATGGGTGAAGCCGACTTTTCTGAGGTTGTTCACTATCTCCTCAAGAACCCCAAGAATTTCCTTCCTCATGCGCTCGTCTTTGGTTGTCGCCAAAGTCCTCGCGTAGAGGTTGAGCATCTCCGCGTCTTTCATTATCTCCTTATTCTCAAGGTATAGCGTCTTCAGGGGGTGGCCCTCGGGCAGGCCTTTCTCCTCAAGCTCTTCCGTCCCCTTGACCGCCTCGCGGAAGAGTTCGACGTGTAAATCGCACATCTTGGCGATGTCCTTGGCGGAAATTCCCTCCTTTACGAGCTCCTGCTCGATGAGGGGTATCTCAAGGGGCGAGATGCCGCTGAGAACGGCCCTGAACTCCTCCTTGAGCTTGTTAACATCCTCTCCCTCATGGATCCTCAGTAAGAGCTTCTTGAGCTGTTCTTTCTTATATTCTCGATTGTTCAGTAACTCGGTCATCATTATCACCTTCATGACGAGTGTCATACTGAGTACTTTTAAGCGTTTCTGGACAGATGTGCCCAACAAATTTTATATGTCGCATGTCATAGGTTGGGGTGGTGATGCAAGAATGATGCTCGACGTTCGCGGTTTGAACCCGCCCCAGCCGGCGGTTATGATCGTAGAGGCCCTCGGGAAGCTTAAGACTGGGGAAACGCTCGAAGTAATCGGCGACAAGCCCTTCGTGGGCATTATTCCAAAGCTTGAAGAAGCGGGCTATAAAGTAGAAGTCAAGGAGGTCTCGGGGTTCTTCATCCTCAAAGTCACGAAGACCGAAGAATCAAAGGAGCTGAGCATGGAGGTGGAGGAGTGCGACGATAAGTTAGAGGAGATAACGGAAGACACCAACGTGGCCAAACTCCTAAAGGCCTATCCCGAATCCCTGAAGATACTTGTGAAGTACGGCTTCTCCCCCCTTGAGAACCCCGAGATGAGAAAAACACTCGCAAGGACGATTACTTTGAAGCAGGCAAAAGATCTCATTGGAATGAGCGACGAGAAGTTCAAAGAGATGGTGGAGGAGCTTAAGGCCCTGGAAAAGGGCTGAACGCTTTCTTTAATTCTTGGATTCTTGAAATCAATAATTAAACAATTCTGTGCTCTGGGAATTCAGAAAAGAAAAAACGAGGGTAGAAGATCAATCCAGCTCCTCCGCGAGGGGAGAGTCCTCTTCTACCTTTATTCCCTTGCTGAGCATGTCCCTGAGGTCAGCCTCCGGGTCGCCGGTGAGCCTGAGGTCAAACTGCCTCCTGAGGATTTCAAACACATTGGGAGTCAGGAACTCCGGAGCCTTAGGTCCGATGTAGATGCCCTTGATCCCGAGGTAGAGGAGCGAGTAGAGTATCGCTATGGCCTTCTGCTCCATCCAGCTCAGGACAATGCTCACGGGCAGGGAGTTCACGTCGGTTCCGAGCTCGTTCGCAAGTGCTATTGCAATCTCGATTATCGAGTAGACGTTGTTGCACTGACCGAAGTCGAGGAACCGCGGGATTCCCTCGATGGTGCCGTAGTTCCTCGCGTTGTAGCGGAACTTGCCACAAGCCGCTGAGAGTATCAGGGCATCGTCGGGGATCAGCTCGGTGAGCCTCTCGTAGTAGCCCATGCCCTTGTGCGGGGTGTCACAGCCACCCACGACGAAGATGTGCCTTATCTTGCCCTCCTGAATGAGCTCTATCAGCCTGTCTTTCATGGCCAGAACGTTGGTGTGGTGGAAGCCCGTGAGAAGCTTTCCGCCGTCGTAGGGGTTCATCTCCGGTGTCTCAAGGGCACGCTTTATGAGCGGCTCGAAGTTGTAGTCCTCTATGTGGGGAACCCCCTCAAGGCCAGCTATTCCAACGGTGAAGATTCTGTCCTGATATGCCTTCGTGGGCTGCTGAACACAGTTGCTGGTTCCGAGTATTACACCCGGGAACTCTGCGAATTCCTTCTTCTGGTAGAGCCACGAGCCTCCCCAGTTGCCGTAGAGGGCTTTGAACTTCCTCAGCTCGGGGTAGGCGTGGGCCGGGAACATCTCTGCGTGGGTGTAAACTTTAAGCTCATCCTCAAGACCGAGCTCCTCTATCTGCCTGAGGAGTTCATACAGAGCCTTGTAGCTGTGGCCGGTAACGAGTATGCCCCTTCCTTCCGCAGTTCCGGTCGGGACTTCAATGGGCTCGGGTCTGCCGAAGGTCTCGACGTAAGCTCTGTCGAGAAGCTTCATCGCCTCAAGGTGAACCCTTCCGTTCTCAAGGATGAGCTCCAGAAACCTGTTTTTATCAAAGTTGACGTTGGTGAGCGTCGAATAAAGGGCCTCCGCCAGGAAGTGGCCTATCCTCGGGTCGTCGTAGCCGACCTCAAGGGCATGGTAGTAGTAGGCCGAGGTTCCCTTTATGCCGTACAGCAGGGCCTCCTGGAGCGAGTTGAGGTCAGGATCCTTGCCGCAGACACCCCTTATCGTACATCCTCCCGCCAGGCTCATGGAGCACTGGTTGCAGAGCATATCAAACGCTTCCGGAACGCGTATCGCCATATCCATCAACCTCCGTTTTTATGACACGTGTCATATTCTTCGATCATAAATGAAGTGACCTTCATAAAAGTTTTGCGGTTTATTAACCTAAAGTGGTCTTATGACTTATGTCATGACAAGATCCTAAAAGGCTTGGCAGAAAGGTTTAAATATTCCACGTGTCATAAAGGGTACCATGAAGACCAACGCCTTCGAAGTTGCTTCGCGTTACATCTACCCGTCACTTAGGAGGCGCCTCGTTGAGGTTCTCCGCGAAAAGGGGTTAACGCAGACGGGAATAGCCGAGCTGCTCCACATCACCCAGTCAGCGGTTTCCCGCTACCTGAAGATGGACAGGGGTGCGCTGATAGATCTGAAGGCTTTTCCAGACATTGATGAGGAGGTTAAGGCGCTCGCGGAGAGGATAATCCGAGAGAGGCCTGACGAGTACGAGATACACGCTGAGCTCGTCAGAATATCGCTGAGGCTCCTTGGAAAGGGGTACGCCTGCTCTTTCCATGCCCGGATAGACCCTGACATAGACCCCTCCCTCTGCAACGTCTGTATAGAGCTTTTTGGCTGACCTCAGCGGGCCCAACAGGGGCCCGTGAAGTGACATCCTGTTCAACACCTGGGATGCAACCAGATGAAACATTAAAGCCGGTTCTAAATTCGAAATTGTTATAAGACATGAGGCCCAACTTTTTTAGAACCTCTTCCCCCGGGGTGGTAAATATGGTATCGGGCCCCATACTGCTGCTGTTGCTGGCCATTGCCGTGGCCCTGATCGTGGTGTTTACCTGAAAGTACAGGGTACATGCATTTTTAGTCCTCCTGGGCGCAGCGTACTTCGTTGGCGTATTCTCCGGGATGGGTCTTCCTGAGACAGTGGATGCCATTGCTGCAGGATTTGGGGGCACCCTCAAGTCCATAGGCATCGTGATAGCCGCGGGCACTATGATCGGATACGTTCTTGAGAAGTCCGGTGGTGCGCTGTCCATGGCAGAGGCCGTCTTGAAGGTGGTCGGCAAAGACAGAGTCCCGCATGCAATGAGCATAATAGGATACATCGTCTCGATCCCGGTGTTCTGCGACTCTGGATTCGTCATACTGTCACCCCTCAACAAGGCCCTCACAAAAAGGGCAGGACTATCAATGGCTATAACCGCAATCGCATTAAGTACAGGTCTGTATGCAACCCATACGCTGGTACCTCCCACGCCGGGGCCTATCGCGGCCGCTGCAAATCTGAACGCGGATCTGGGTCTGGTCATAATGCTTGGCCTGGTGGCATCAATCCCCGCAACCATAGCAGGCCTTCTCTACGCCATGAAGGTCGGTGGAAGGATATATATTGAGCCCGACATAGAAGAGAGCTATGAGGACCTGATGAAAAAGTACGGCAAGCTGCCCCCAGCAAGATGGGCATTCGCTCCCCTCGTGGTGCCCATACTCTTGATTGTCCTGAAGTCAATAGCTGACTATCCCTCCCACCCGTTTGGAACGGGCGCACTCAAGAACCTGTTTGATTTCATTGGACATCCAATAACGGCGCTTCTCCTGGGAGTTCTGCTTTCCTTCAAGCTGGTTGACAGTCTAGGCGAACATGTCTATGGCCCAAATGGCTGAGTGGCTGAAGGACTGAAGAATTCAGCTGTCATCATTCTAATAACCGGTGCAGGCGGTTCGTTCGGTTACGTCCTCAGACAGACAGGAATCGGCGAATACATCGGGACAACACTTTCAGCGTATCACATGGGGCTCCTGCTGCCATTCCTCATTGCAGCGCTCCTCAAAACCGCGCAGGGTTCATCAACCGTTGCCATAATCACGACTTCCGCGTTGCTTTCCCCGCTGATGGACTCCCTGGGCCTAGCCTCCACTTACGGAAGGGTACTCACCGTGCTCGCAATAGGCGCAGGTTCAATGGTCGTCAGCCATGCAAACGACAGTTACTTCTGGGTTGTCACCCAGTTCTCCAACATGGACGTTACCCAAGGATACAAGCTTCAGACAATGGCAACCCTGGTGGAAGGTATCGTCGCCGCAGCAGTCATACTGATCCTTGGTGCCGTTCTCCTATGAAGTGCTTTCTTCCTGTTCTTTTTTAACCGTAAAAATTCCAGTCAGTTTCCCAGGCAATCTTAAATATGGGTTGGGGATAGATACAAGTGAGGTGGTACCATGAAAAGGGCCCTCGTTACGCTCACATCCCCGGAGAGCAAGAGGCTGATCGCCAAGGCAGTTGTGGCAATGCCCGAAGTCCAGCACGCCCTCAAGCACGGCTTCGTGTACATAGCCACCGGAACCACGGCGGCTTACATAGCCGAGGAGATACTGGGAGAGGAAATTGAAAAGGAGAAGTGGACGGTTGGAGTAATAAGCAAGGGCAGAACCTGCGTTACCCCAAAGGCCACCTGGCCCAAGCACCTCGTCCTCTACAAGGGCGAGCCCTTCGACGACCCGCTTGAGGCCCTCAAGAGGATGGGGCCGAAGGACGTCTTCATAAAGGGCGCCAACGCGATAGACATCAACTGGAACGTGGCAGTTTTTGCCGCCGCTCCAGATGGCGGAACCATAGGGAAGACCTTCGGATGGACAATAACCAAGGGAGTCTTCACAATAACGCCGGTCAGCCTTGAAAAGTTCGTGCCGACACCGGTCGAGGAGAGCGCAAAGCTCACTGGCATCTACTCCTTCGACTGGGGAACTGGGCTTTACTCCGCCCTCGTGCCGATACCCCACTCCCACCCGGTTACCGAGGTGGAAGCATACAGGATTCTGGCAGGTGTCGAGGCCATACCGATAGCGGCCGGCGGAGCAGGCGGGGCTGAGGGCAGCGTTACCCTCGTCTTGGAAGGCGACGACGAGGCAATGGAGAGGGCGAAGGAGATAACCAAAGCGGTCAAGGGTGAGCCCTACCTCAAGCCGTACACCGAGGACTGCTCGGTCTGCCCGTTCGCCAAGATCTGCGGCCTTGGGAGCGGCGCTTTCTGAGGTGGTGCCGGTGAAGCGGGTTCTCGTTTTCTTTCTTTTGATCCTTCTGATGGCTCCCCTTGTCCTAGCGGACGATGACGGGGAAGAAAATGAGTATGAGGCAGGCTACAGCGGGCTCGCGGCCCTTGGGGTGGGCCTTATAGCGGTTGGCGTCGTCTACTACTCCCTGACCAAGAGAAAGCTCGTCATAGTCCACAAGAAGTCCAGTGAGTGGGGCTTTGAGATAAGGCCAGAGCACCCATACATGACGATTTTTGGCCCGGTGTATCCCCTCACCATCCACCACGTCCTCACCATAACGGGAACGCTGCTGGTCTTTGTCCACTTCTTCTCATGCGACAACTACGCAGGACTCACGGGGGGCACCGGACTGGCGATGGGCATCGTCCTGGTTCTACTTAACCTGAACGGGTTCATCGGCAGGTACATACACGGAAAGGTTCTCCTCGCGGCGAAGAAGCACGACAGGAAAATGGCAAAGAAGTTCGTGGGCATACTGGGTCACTGGAAGAAAGTCCACATAGCTCTGGCCATCCTGTTCGCCGTTCTGCTGGCCATCCACCTTGCAACTGGCGATTAGTGTCCCATGAACTCTTTTTCAAAAATTTCTTTTTAAATTCTCCCGCGCCCTTTTCTCTTGGGGGTGAGAGTATGGACGAGCTTGAGATGATACGGAGGAAAAAGATGCTCGAACTCATGAAGCGGGCCGGGATGATAGAGGTGAAGCCAAAGGGGCCAAGGGTCGTGATAGAGGTCATAACCTCGCCAGGCTGTCCGTACTGTCCGATGGCTGTGGCCATGGCAAAGGAGCTTGAGAGGAAGTACGAAGGGGTCGTTGCGAGGGAGCTGAGCGTGGCCACCCCAGAGGGACAGAGAAAGGCGATGGAGCACAACATATTGGGAACGCCGACGGTGCTCATAAACAACAGGGTGGAGTTCATAGGCGTGCCGAACTTCGTGGAGTTCGAGAGAAGGGTGAAAGAAAGGCTGAATCAGGCGTAGAGTAGCACCCATACTCCAATGGCCACGAGGAGCAGGCCGGCTATCACCGAAAGCTCCCTGCTGTGCCGCACCATGGCCTGAGAGAAGCGCTTGCTCTCGGTCACGCTTCCCATCGCCAGCAGTATGACCACTAAAGGCAGCACGAAAACGAGGTTGTAGAGGCCAAGGAGCAGAAAGGCCAGGGCTTTTCCGGCTTTCGATATTATTATCGCGTACACGAGGTAGCTCCCTGCGGAACACGGGAGGAGGGTCGTGGAGACTATGACACCGAGGGTGAACGCACCGAGGACCGTAGCCTCCGAGCTGAATATCCTTTTCCGTATGCCCCCCTTGTCCCCTATCCTTGGCTTCTCCATCAGCCCCGTGGCTATGGTATAGGCACCAAAGATTATCGCTGCAACGCCCGCAACCCACAGCGGCAGGTATCCTGCGAAATAGAGGAGGCCGATTCCTAGGAGATAGTAGGAGACGTAA encodes:
- a CDS encoding DUF1858 domain-containing protein, translating into MMLDVRGLNPPQPAVMIVEALGKLKTGETLEVIGDKPFVGIIPKLEEAGYKVEVKEVSGFFILKVTKTEESKELSMEVEECDDKLEEITEDTNVAKLLKAYPESLKILVKYGFSPLENPEMRKTLARTITLKQAKDLIGMSDEKFKEMVEELKALEKG
- a CDS encoding DUF438 domain-containing protein; the encoded protein is MTELLNNREYKKEQLKKLLLRIHEGEDVNKLKEEFRAVLSGISPLEIPLIEQELVKEGISAKDIAKMCDLHVELFREAVKGTEELEEKGLPEGHPLKTLYLENKEIMKDAEMLNLYARTLATTKDERMRKEILGVLEEIVNNLRKVGFTHYNREEMLTFPYIERRGLTAIATVLWTKHDEIRFMIKRLAELLMRRDEMPWEEFVERFKAKAGEAAFALSDMVFRENNIYYPTLKALLTEGEWKAIRLQEDEIGYYKVNPPAWDPGEDVKPLHPWEIEPELSVEQLLDLPKEVQQALKGRPLEFDRTQLKREGDIDLETGYLSAEELKAIFEALPVDVTFIDKDDRVRFFSPGERIFTRTLSVLGRPVQLCHPPKSVHIVNKILKAFKEGRKKEATFWLRLGPKYVYIKYVPLFDKDGNYIGTLEMTMDIAEYKKIEGEKRLLDWRD
- a CDS encoding transcriptional regulator — translated: MKTNAFEVASRYIYPSLRRRLVEVLREKGLTQTGIAELLHITQSAVSRYLKMDRGALIDLKAFPDIDEEVKALAERIIRERPDEYEIHAELVRISLRLLGKGYACSFHARIDPDIDPSLCNVCIELFG
- a CDS encoding leucine/methionine racemase, with amino-acid sequence MRLPKSKEEVVERYSRIFPRSARVTYAPIVGVRAENARVWDIEGREYIDFLSDAAVQNVGHNNPRVVQAIKEQADRLIHFTFIYGFPVEPLLLAEKLAEIAPMKDVKVSFGMSGSDANDGAIKFARAYTGRRTILSYLRSYYGATYGAMSITGLEFEVRSKVGELSDVHYIPYPNCYRCPFGKEPKSCKMECVGYIKEKFEGEVYADGVAALFAEPIQGDAGMVVPPEGYFKKVKKILDEHGILLVVDEVQSGMGRTGKWFAIEHFGVEPDIITLAKPLGGGLPISAIIGREEIMDSLPSLGHTFTLSGNPVASRAALAVIEEIEEKNLLRRAKKLGEYTRKRLERMKEEHELIGDVRGLGLMLGVDLVKDRETKERAYEEARKVVWRAYELGLVLAFLQGNVLRIQPPLTIEKELLDEGLDRLERAISDVEEGKVPDNVLAKVQGW
- a CDS encoding cytochrome c biogenesis protein CcdA, whose protein sequence is MRTEVKGLAVILLASFGVSSLTLWALGMVDFLPKFFALAMSDSINPCTFVIYTMLLIAISVREISKRRLYVIGFAFIAAVYVSYYLLGIGLLYFAGYLPLWVAGVAAIIFGAYTIATGLMEKPRIGDKGGIRKRIFSSEATVLGAFTLGVIVSTTLLPCSAGSYLVYAIIISKAGKALAFLLLGLYNLVFVLPLVVILLAMGSVTESKRFSQAMVRHSRELSVIAGLLLVAIGVWVLLYA
- a CDS encoding cupin domain-containing protein; the protein is MLVSSLESAERVKNPHGVDVRKLVATEKAQILHITLKPGEALRRHSTPVDAFLYIIKGRGTVEVGDERVEVKKGTAVYLPKDVPHAVFNEGSLDMALLVVKVV
- a CDS encoding thioredoxin family protein; the encoded protein is MDELEMIRRKKMLELMKRAGMIEVKPKGPRVVIEVITSPGCPYCPMAVAMAKELERKYEGVVARELSVATPEGQRKAMEHNILGTPTVLINNRVEFIGVPNFVEFERRVKERLNQA
- a CDS encoding Lrp/AsnC family transcriptional regulator, whose protein sequence is MRNNEQLDSLDRMILHILQEDGRASYSEIARRLKVPESTARLRVKKLVERGIIRKFAALINPFKAGYSIVAFIAVDVEPSRVKKAAEELSKLPEVDVLGIATGAHDILMQVTVKDLQELESFLIEKLGRVEGIRSTETSILTSVRKWGYARVF
- a CDS encoding Xaa-Pro peptidase family protein; protein product: MRGDPKVFRKRVERFQELLRENEIDGAVIRTLSSFIYFTGTKWLRPSLLIPAEGEPLVYVIKGEAELFKERSWIENVIEFQRVEDLMAGVVTWVSRNGMTRVGLEFGIERDAYLIFLKLFERLNPTVEIVDVLDLTMGLRMIKDEWELDNIRKAGKIARRGIEVAEEAIKPGRSELEIAAEVVRELMLNGSEDPKVYVSTTPRAHAEPFRDLKVPGNGVVTVVIGADWNSYYANMARTFVLGDPGERVRRAIEAKEEALKIALDETRVGVSLASVEKKLANFFKEKGFGDAYLAGYTHGVGLLIEEPPITTIVVPQRATRVQENMVLSIIHPPLMIPEGAIKHEDTYIVKKNGLERVT
- the hcp gene encoding hydroxylamine reductase, encoding MAIRVPEAFDMLCNQCSMSLAGGCTIRGVCGKDPDLNSLQEALLYGIKGTSAYYYHALEVGYDDPRIGHFLAEALYSTLTNVNFDKNRFLELILENGRVHLEAMKLLDRAYVETFGRPEPIEVPTGTAEGRGILVTGHSYKALYELLRQIEELGLEDELKVYTHAEMFPAHAYPELRKFKALYGNWGGSWLYQKKEFAEFPGVILGTSNCVQQPTKAYQDRIFTVGIAGLEGVPHIEDYNFEPLIKRALETPEMNPYDGGKLLTGFHHTNVLAMKDRLIELIQEGKIRHIFVVGGCDTPHKGMGYYERLTELIPDDALILSAACGKFRYNARNYGTIEGIPRFLDFGQCNNVYSIIEIAIALANELGTDVNSLPVSIVLSWMEQKAIAILYSLLYLGIKGIYIGPKAPEFLTPNVFEILRRQFDLRLTGDPEADLRDMLSKGIKVEEDSPLAEELD